The DNA window CACGAGCTCGCCGCATGCCTTCTCGACCTGGGCCCGGCTCCTGGGATCGATCAGCCGGCCGGCCGGGTCGAACGCTTCGCCGGCACGGCTGATCTGCACGGTCGCGGGGAGGACGAAGACGGCGAGGGCGGAGAGCACCTGGCGGAGCGCCAGGGCGCTGCGCACGGCGCCGTACGCGCCGGGCGACGCTCCCATCAATTGCGCGATCTTCCCCTTGAACGGGTTGCCGTCTCGCGACGCCCAGTCGATGACGTTCTTCAGCGTGCCGGGGATCGACCAGTTGTACTCGGGGCTGCAGATCAGAAGCGCGTCGGCCGCGGCGATCCTCAGCTTGAAGAGACGCGCCCCTTCCGGCAGTCCGTCCTTCGCCTC is part of the Candidatus Dormiibacterota bacterium genome and encodes:
- a CDS encoding NAD(P)H-dependent oxidoreductase; this translates as MKILAFAGSLRGGSFNRKLVAIAADALRGQAEVDLLDLREVPMPPFDGDIEAKDGLPEGARLFKLRIAAADALLICSPEYNWSIPGTLKNVIDWASRDGNPFKGKIAQLMGASPGAYGAVRSALALRQVLSALAVFVLPATVQISRAGEAFDPAGRLIDPRSRAQVEKACGELVRVTRLLGAGAAGA